Proteins from a genomic interval of Yarrowia lipolytica chromosome 1E, complete sequence:
- a CDS encoding uncharacterized protein (Compare to YALI0E18590g, similar to uniprot|Q9UUS5 Colletotrichum gloeosporioides Malonyl CoA-acyl carrier protein transacylase, similar to Saccharomyces cerevisiae MCT1 (YOR221C); ancestral locus Anc_8.643) yields the protein MSLRAAFFPGQGLQRPRMLQKLWQQSAIRETLKPALDQLKTEVQEVLLGNSSLGEDEQMKLITQTQNAQPGILLSSYASFLANQGASKNYSHLLGHSLGEYSALVCGGYLTLEQGVQLVQKRGYYMQRANDESGKETAMVALLLHRTVDTNRLVQACEGWNGANVANINSSGQVVLSGERSAINELVAHLKASKLRVLKAIPLNVSAPFHSAIMAPVVSELDAVCQQLKIRPDFSADKPQVVSNASGKPFGSADEMYESMIGSPVHTVNWLASVEYLKHVGVVESDGYGPGCVDIGKMVLPGERYD from the coding sequence ATGTCTTTGCGAGCAGCATTCTTCCCCGGACAGGGACTGCAGAGACCCCGAATGCTGCAGAAACTGTGGCAACAATCGGCCATAAGAGAAACGCTCAAACCGGCACTGGATCAGCTGAAGACCGAGGTCCAGGAGGTGCTACTGGGCAACAGCAGTCTGGGCGAAGACGAACAAATGAAGCTGAttacacagacacaaaacgCCCAGCCGGGGATCCTTCTCTCGTCTTACGCCAGCTTCCTAGCCAATCAGGGCGCCAGCAAAAACTACTCCCATCTGCTGGGCCACTCCCTCGGAGAGTACTCGGCTCTGGTGTGTGGAGGCTACCTGACTCTCGAGCAGGGAGTGCAATTGGTCCAGAAGCGGGGCTACTACATGCAACGAGCCAACGACGAGAGTGGCAAGGAAACAGCCATGGTAGCATTGTTGTTGCATCGCACGGTTGACACCAACCGGTTGGTCCAAGCCTGCGAGGGCTGGAACGGAGCCAATGTGGCCAATATCAACAGCAGCGGCCAGGTGGTTCTCAGTGGCGAACGGTCCGCCATCAACGAGCTAGTTGCGCATCTCAAAGCCTCCAAACTGCGGGTTCTGAAGGCAATCCCCCTGAACGTTTCAGCGCCGTTCCATTCCGCCATCATGGCTCCGGTGGTGTCCGAGCTCGATGCGGTTTgtcagcagctcaagatcCGTCCCGATTTCAGCGCTGACAAGCCGCAGGTGGTATCCAACGCCTCGGGCAAGCCGTTCGGCTCTGCCGACGAGATGTACGAGTCCATGATCGGGTCTCCAGTGCATACAGTCAATTGGCTGGCTAGTGTGGAATACCTAAAACACGTCGGAGTGGTAGAATCGGACGGCTACGGTCCTGGATGTGTCGACATTGGCAAGATGGTGCTGCCAGGAGAGAGATATGACTAA
- a CDS encoding uncharacterized protein (Compare to YALI0E18612g, weakly similar to DEHA0G04972g Debaryomyces hansenii, similar to Saccharomyces cerevisiae YML002W; ancestral locus Anc_6.20): protein MSAMNPLLSFLFNHPNPSQKFRDQVAQLAHSNYAILVPQISLDDHCDAELTPEAVFSHVIRISHTGENQRARYFASANGRTVIFKNDQVMTYRGYKNNVTVNIVDQYVYTPVCWYLPRTCFQNFLVYEISGYLTEKPLPEAPKEIDQNQYDGPSFEDILLIYPNVGRQLSRLLATTFDNYTSTAANTEELDLEFERATDRAIEYVQAIDPLMVRRIIEEQRLTETQLEKKIDEYVESQLSRKLWNALIALRTNEDGPLDQAVESIKYLSLNQVDLPENEKHWEAKVVAAANVLQTLANTSTNESLPCNCRFLENTLMKCIDTLTDDSIQVNADVLVSLLLVVVARANISHLNSTIYYIRSFSSNAVDSGKLGYMLSTLEAVMYHIGENREQLEAISEANRWFFERVEKGDLTEFDFERPSMKSGLQRDDADWKTVFAATNPAGESALMCAVSSNQQSSLTCLLDHFGYTQEDILADRSVQGSTLLVSALRTENEDIIKLVLDRVRDCADLAHYLSVGDEYGRSVGHYFFHSLYLQQQVGSLINWTARDNQGQTPLSSLCRSYDNPDYHALFKNALKTCLDATGMVDLRVHTDAKGNTLLHTVSDEKVLSTLLNHPDVLVNVNQPNKRGMTALMAHAKYARLKAIEVLCKDPRIDFAPTDNKGMNVFDIARDRRTADFLDECYMSLQPNLGETDKYCEILRSVIADGELCFVIKTRQDGKLSAVRRPYSDFVFLQKWLAHEQPLSWFPALMTPTNPFAIPHRPSREILHAMHLRLNLFLRTLLLHPTFSNHELLWEWLLVQDISHTHLAERTTKKLENKKEKDLEEYIILGEPEMDEIEGFVSHALQQVDLMRKATMNLHQASVKLCNAHRDYCKSWMLMKETVDELKEIPGTSPRENIIANLSSAMVTLGDTFRINNSSPFVFSCYIESLQNMADATTLALAHPLAQISHLRLQQMLLVKLQADAVALSEKKTFRDFFHDREKEIRLIKNRIHITENEIRRLSMETKNAQITLASELGGFYQVHEHELTLSIKNIVSRNIKRHKELQGDLEEIQRRFI from the coding sequence ATGTCTGCAATGAACCCATTACTCTCGTTTTTATTCAACCACCCCAACCCATCGCAGAAGTTTCGAGACCAGGTGGCGCAGCTGGCGCACTCCAACTACGCCATTCTGGTGCCGCAAATATCGCTGGACGACCACTGCGACGCGGAACTGACGCCGGAAGCGGTATTTTCGCATGTGATTCGCATCTCGCACACGGGAGAAAACCAGAGAGCGCGATACTTTGCGTCGGCCAACGGCCGCACGGTGATCTTCAAAAACGATCAGGTTATGACCTACCGTGGCTACAAAAATAACGTCACCGTGAACATCGTCGACCAGTACGTCTACACGCCAGTGTGCTGGTACCTGCCCCGAACCTGCTTCCAGAACTTTCTGGTCTACGAGATCTCCGGGTATCTGACGGAGAAACCGCTGCCCGAAGCGCCCAAAGAAATAGACCAGAATCAGTACGATGGACCCAGCTTTGAGGACATTCTGCTGATCTACCCAAACGTAGGAAGACAGCTCTCGCGACTACTGGCAACCACGTTCGATAACTACACCAGCACGGCAGCCAACACGGAGGAGCTGGATCTCGAATTTGAACGAGCCACAGACAGAGCTATTGAGTACGTCCAGGCAATAGACCCGCTGATGGTGAGAAGGATTATCGAGGAACAACGACTGACAGAAACTCAATTGGAAaagaagattgacgagTACGTGGAGAGCCAGCTGTCGCGAAAGCTGTGGAATGCATTGATCGCCTTGCGAACCAATGAGGATGGACCTCTTGACCAGGCTGTGGAGAGCATTAAGTATCTCTCTTTGAATCAAGTTGATCTTCCGGAGAATGAAAAGCACTGGGAAGCCAAGGttgtggctgctgccaacgTTCTTCAGACCCTGGCCAACACTTCTACAAACGAGTCGTTGCCATGCAATTGTCGATTCTTAGAAAACACTCTCATGAAGTGTATTGATACGCTAACAGATGACTCGATTCAGGTCAATGCTGACGTTCTGGTCTCCCTACTTCTAGTGGTGGTTGCACGGGCAAACATTTCGCATCTAAACTCGACTATTTATTACATTCGgtccttctcgtccaaCGCCGTGGACTCTGGAAAGCTGGGATACATGCTTAGTACTCTCGAAGCTGTCATGTACCACATTGGCGAGAACAGAGAGCAGCTCGAGGCGATTTCTGAGGCCAACAGATGGTTCTTTGAACGGGTTGAAAAGGGCGATCTCACAGAATTTGACTTTGAGCGTCCTTCTATGAAATCCGGTCTACAACGAGACGATGCTGATTGGAAGACGGTGTTTGCAGCCACGAACCCTGCTGGAGAAAGTGCGCTCATGTGCGCTGTATCTTCTAATCAACAGAGCTCTCTGACTTGTCTTTTGGACCATTTTGGATACACCCAAGAAGATATACTTGCCGATAGATCGGTTCAAGGAAGCACTCTCCTGGTGTCTGCATTGAGAACCGAGAATGAAGACATCATCAAgcttgtccttgacagAGTTAGAGACTGTGCTGATCTGGCTCACTACTTGtctgttggtgatgagtATGGACGGTCCGTGGGACACTACTTTTTCCATTCTCTGTATCTGCAACAGCAGGTTGGAAGCCTCATCAACTGGACGGCGCGTGATAACCAGGGTCAGACGCCTCTTTCTTCATTGTGCAGATCTTACGATAACCCCGATTATCATGCTTTGTTCAAGAACGCTCTCAAGACGTGCCTAGATGCCACTGGTATGGTTGATTTGAGAGTCCATACCGACGCCAAGGGAAACACTCTTCTGCATACTGTGAGTGACGAGAAGGTTCTCAGCACGCTGTTGAACCATCCTGATGTGCTGGTGAACGTCAATCAACCCAACAAGCGAGGTATGACGGCACTCATGGCTCATGCCAAATATGCACGGTTGAAGGCGATTGAGGTGCTGTGCAAAGACCCTCGTATCGACTTTGCACCCACAGACAACAAGGGCATGAATGTGTTTGACATTGCACGCGACCGGCGCACTGCCGATTTTTTGGACGAGTGCTACATGTCGTTGCAGCCCAATCTGGGAGAAACCGACAAATACTGCGAGATTCTACGGTCTGTGATTGCGGATGGCGAGCTGTGTTTTGTTATCAAAACTCGGCAGGATGGGAAATTGTCTGCTGTGAGACGTCCTTACAGCGACTTTGTGTTTCTGCAAAAGTGGCTTGCACATGAGCAGCCCCTTTCGTGGTTCCCTGCTCTCATGACGCCCACCAACCCTTTTGCAATTCCGCACCGGCCGTCTCGTGAGATTCTTCATGCCATGCACCTGCGGCTGAACCTATTCCTCAGAACGCTTTTATTGCACCCGACCTTCAGCAACCATGAGCTTCTGTGGGAGTGGCTTCTTGTGCAGGACATTAGCCACACGCATCTGGCGGAGCGCACgaccaagaagctcgaaaacaagaaggagaaggatctggaggagtaCATTATTCTTGGGGAGCCGGAGATGGACGAAATTGAAGGGTTTGTGAGCCATGCGCTGCAACAGGTGGATCTCATGAGAAAGGCTACCATGAACCTTCATCAGGCCAGCGTCAAATTGTGCAATGCCCATAGGGATTACTGCAAGTCTTGGATGTTGATGAAGGAGACTGTGgatgagctcaaggagatccCCGGAACCTCTCCCAGAGAGAACATTATTGCCAATCTGTCGTCGGCCATGGTTACGCTTGGGGACACCTTCCGAATCAACAACTCGTCGCCGTTTGTCTTCTCTTGCTACATTGAGTCGCTTCAGAACATGGCTGACGCCACTACTCTGGCTTTGGCCCATCCTTTAGCTCAAATCTCGCATTTGAGACTCCAGCAAATGCTGTTGGTGAAGCTCCAGGCCGATGCGGTGGCTCTTTCTGAGAAGAAAACGTTCCGCGACTTTTTCCATGacagagagaaggagataCGGCTGATCAAAAACCGTATCCACATCACGGAGAACGAAATCAGACGACTGTCGATGGAGACCAAGAACGCCCAGATCACCTTGGCCTCCGAGCTTGGCGGCTTCTACCAGGTCCATGAGCACGAGCTGACCTTGAGcatcaagaacattgtTTCTCGCAACATCAAACGACATAAGGAGCTACAGGGGGATTTGGAGGAAATCCAGCGCAGATTCATTTAG
- a CDS encoding uncharacterized protein (Compare to YALI0E18634g, similar to uniprot|P36013 Saccharomyces cerevisiae YKL029c MAE1 malic enzyme, similar to Saccharomyces cerevisiae MAE1 (YKL029C); ancestral locus Anc_2.529) has product MLRLRTMRPTQTSVRAALGPTAAARNMSSSSPSSFEYSSYVKGTREIGHRKAPTTRLSVEGPIYVGFDGIRLLNLPHLNKGSGFPLNERREFGLSGLLPSAEATLEEQVDRAYQQFKKCGTPLAKNGFCTSLKFQNEVLYYALLLKHVKEVFPIIYTPTQGEAIEQYSRLFRRPEGCFLDITSPYDVEERLGAFGDHDDIDYIVVTDSEGILGIGDQGVGGIGISIAKLALMTLCAGVNPSRVIPVVLDTGTNNQELLHDPLYLGRRMPRVRGKQYDDFIDNFVQSARRLYPKAVIHFEDFGLANAHKILDKYRPEIPCFNDDIQGTGAVTLASITAALKVLGKNITDTRILVYGAGSAGMGIAEQVYDNLVAQGLDDKTARQNIFLMDRPGLLTTALTDEQMSDVQKPFAKDKANYEGVDTKTLEHVVAAVKPHILIGCSTQPGAFNEKVVKEMLKHTPRPIILPLSNPTRLHEAVPADLYKWTDGKALVATGSPFDPVNGKETSENNNCFVFPGIGLGAILSRSKLITNTMIAAAIECLAEQAPILKNHDEGVLPDVALIQIISARVATAVVLQAKAEGLATVEEELKPGTKEHVQIPDNFDECLAWVETQMWRPVYRPLIHVRDYD; this is encoded by the coding sequence ATGTTACGACTACGAACCATGCGACCCACACAGACCAGCGTCAGGGCGGCGCTTGGGCCCACCGCTGCGGCCCGAAAcatgtcctcctccagcccCTCCAGCTTCGAATACTCGTCCTACGTCAAGGGCACGCGGGAAATCGGCCACCGAAAGGCGCCCACAACCCGTCTGTCGGTTGAGGGCCCCATCTACGTGGGCTTCGACGGCATTCGTCTTCTCAACCTGCCGCATCTCAACAAGGGCTCGGGATTCCCCCTCAACGAGCGACGGGAATTCGGACTCAGTGGTCTTCTGCCCTCTGCCGAAGCCACCCTGGAGGAACAGGTCGACCGAGCATACCAACAATTCAAAAAGTGTGGCACTCCCTTAGCCAAAAACGGGTTCTGCACCTCGCTCAAGTTCCAAAACGAGGTGCTCTACTACgccctgctgctcaagcacGTTAAGGAGGTCTTCCCCATCATCTATACACCGACTCAGGGAGAAGCCATTGAACAGTACTCGCGGCTGTTCCGGCGGCCCGAAGGCTGCTTCCTCGACATCACCAGTCCCTACGACGTGGAGGAGCGTCTGGGAGCGTTTGGAGACCATGACGACATTGACTACATTGTCGTGACTGACTCCGAGGGTATTCTCGGAATtggagaccaaggagtGGGCGGTATTGGTATTTCCATCGCCAAGCTGGCTCTCATGACTCTATGTGCTGGAGTCAACCCCTCACGAGTCATTCCTGTGGTTCTGGATACGGGAACCAACAaccaggagctgctgcacgACCCCCTGTATCTCGGCCGACGAATGCCCCGAGTGCGAGGAAAGCAGTACGACGACTTCATCGACAACTTTGTGCAGTCTGCCCGAAGGCTGTATCCCAAGGCGGTGATCCATTTCGAGGACTTTGGGCTCGCTAACGCACACAAGATCCTCGACAAGTATCGACCGGAGATCCCCTGCTTCAACGACGACATCCAGGGCACTGGAGCCGTCACTCTGGCCTCCATCACGGCCGctctcaaggtgctggGCAAAAATATCACAGATACTCGAATTCTCGTGTACGGAGCTGGTTCGGCCGGCATGGGTATTGCTGAACAGGTCTATGATAACCTGGTTGCCCAGGGTCTCGACGACAAGACTGCGCGACAAAACATCTTTCTCATGGACCGACCGGGTCTACTGACCACCGCACTTACCGACGAGCAGATGAGCGACGTGCAGAAGCCGTttgccaaggacaaggccAATTACGAGGGAGTGGACACCAAGACTCTGGAGCACGTGGTTGCTGCCGTCAAGCCCCATATTCTCATTGGATGTTCCACTCAGCCCGGCGCCTTTAACGAGAAGGTTGTCAAGGAGATGCTTAAACACACCCCTCGACCCATCATTCTCCCTCTTTCCAACCCCACACGTCTTCATGAGGCTGTCCCTGCAGATCTGTACAAGTGGACCGACGGCAAGGCTCTGGTTGCCACCGGCTCGCCCTTTGACCCAGTCAACGGCAAGGAGACGTCTGAGAACAATAACTGCTTTGTTTTCCCCGGAATCGGGCTGGGAGCCATTCTGTCTCGATCAAagctcatcaccaacaccatgattgctgctgccatcgAGTGCCTCGCCGAACAGGCCCccattctcaagaaccACGACGAGGGAGTACTTCCCGACGTAGCTCTCATCCAGATCATTTCGGCCCGGGTGGCCACTGCCGTGGTTCTTCaggccaaggctgaggGCCTAGCCACTGTCGAGGAAGAGCTCAAGCCCGGCACCAAGGAACATGTGCAGATTCCCGACAACTTTGACGAGTGTCTCGCCTGGGTCGAGACTCAGATGTGGCGGCCCGTCTACCGGCCTCTCATCCATGTGCGGGATTACGACTAG
- a CDS encoding uncharacterized protein (Compare to YALI0E18656g, similar to KLLA0C08657g Kluyveromyces lactis) → MKRDEEAQKLGEARGGPEDRVDVPPVKKRNVGTRALRACDMCRHQKTRCFPKPDGPGCLRCHVLNTTCSFIDSDKDDFDASQNQKQFPKVPDEVNARLDRMEKTMESMMEMMKELKDNNNNSSNGGRRPTSVASAGRLTRATTAFSPATAADFNYRNVIASFGTPAVQYVTSPFQIIAGILPEKHIPLPVQRLMNPQMVLHDQDVISMDIVSEAMVLRFLQEFRQNCGRWVSFPMDLPADQLLVRIRQRCSLLLTVVCCVSLRYNPHMAEYKSKVYPLLLNKLQQELTASLLVVPQTIEFMQALTLLSIYGLSLSAKEFVIDSWFISSVALQHFITKDALGLVMSADGISPVTEFDEVTTYRVWNHLCLAHLVNCVMTGRMCILDEIRLDQCRRSLDLSSATNFDGRMIAEISFQLIVYNFIETLQPLQTFEDELAQWLEEWGYLFEQPTTQFTEMGYHYGYLVVLYHSHYRSLYLKKKSQKPTSGGVDLNNDKRGFTSLLELTELSDSVFDPFALGLVSDDPQFTVVSDVLEEVNLSTLYKMASLGRKVIDGLLNVADDEYFRHLSDQLHFSGVFTGLLLCRMMSVIRDRQANKKPNSASDAKEASETHFQTVADVDVWIREMLSKVVALSKRFHQNTSLDTDLVKKYALALDENIALLTNTVDVSYG, encoded by the coding sequence ATGAAGCGCGACGAGGAAGCACAGAAGCTAGGGGAGGCCCGCGGCGGGCCGGAGGACCGCGTGGATGTGCCGCCGGTGAAGAAACGAAACGTGGGCACCAGGGCTCTGAGAGCATGTGATATGTGTCGCCATCAGAAGACGCGATGTTTCCCCAAGCCCGATGGACCCGGGTGTCTGCGATGCCACGTGCTCAACACAACGTGCTCGTTCATCGACAGCGACAAGGATGACTTTGATGCGTCGCAAAACCAAAAACAGTTCCCCAAGGTGCCGGACGAGGTCAATGCGCGTCTGGACCGAATGGAGAAGACCATGGAGAgcatgatggagatgatgaaggagctcaaggacaataacaacaacagcagcaacggTGGCAGGCGGCCGACATCGGTGGCGTCAGCAGGACGACTCACGCGGGCAACAACGGCCTTTTCACCcgcaacagcagcagacttCAATTACAGAAACGTGATCGCTTCGTTCGGCACCCCAGCCGTTCAGTACGTGACGTCTCCTTTCCAGATTATCGCCGGTATTCTGCCCGAAAAACACATTCCACTGCCTGTCCAGCGGCTCATGAACCCGCAGATGGTGCTCCATGACCAGGACGTCATTTCTATGGATATTGTCAGTGAAGCCATGGTGCTACGATTCCTGCAAGAGTTCCGACAAAACTGCGGACGATGGGTCTCGTTTCCCATGGATCTGCCGGCAGACCAGCTGCTTGTGCGCATCCGACAGCGATGTTCTCTTCTGCTGACTGTCGTTTGCTGTGTTTCACTGAGATACAATCCCCATATGGCCGAATACAAGTCCAAGGTGTACCCTCTTCTGCTCAACAAACTACAACAGGAACTGACAGCATCGCTTCTGGTAGTGCCACAGACGATCGAATTCATGCAGGCTCTGACCCTGCTGTCAATCTACGGTCTGTCGCTTTCAGCCAAGGAATTTGTGATTGATTCATGGTTCATCTCGTCGGTAGCTCTGCAGCATttcatcaccaaggacgcccTTGGTCTGGTCATGTCTGCGGATGGAATCTCGCCCGTGACGGAGTTTGACGAGGTCACCACCTACCGAGTGTGGAACCATCTGTGTCTGGCACACCTGGTCAACTGCGTCATGACTGGAAGAATGTGCATTCTCGACGAAATCCGGCTGGACCAGTGCCGTCGATCTCTGGATCTTTCTTCCGCTACTAACTTTGACGGCCGAATGATAGCCGAAATCTCCTTCCAGCTCATTGTCTACAACTTCATCGAGACGCTGCAGCCATTGCAAACGTTCGAGGACGAGCTGGCCCAGTGGCTGGAAGAGTGGGGGTACCTGTTTGAACAACCAACGACCCAGTTCACAGAAATGGGTTACCATTATGGCTATCTGGTGGTGCTCTACCACTCTCACTACCGATCTTTGtatctcaagaagaagagtcaAAAACCTACTAGTGGAGGAGTGGATCTGAACAATGATAAGCGCGGCTTCACGTCGTTACTGGAGCTCACAGAACTGTCTGATTCCGTCTTTGATCCCTTTGCTCTGGGCCTGGTATCGGACGACCCTCAATTCACAGTCGTTAGCGATGTCCTAGAGGAAGTCAACCTATCTACACTCTACAAAATGGCCTCTCTGGGACGAAAAGTCATCGACGGTTTGCTCAATGTGGCTGATGACGAGTACTTCAGACACCTGTCGGACCAGCTGCACTTTAGTGGAGTCTTCACaggtctgctgctgtgcaGAATGATGTCTGTGATCAGAGATAGACAGGccaacaagaagcccaACTCGGCTTCCGACGCCAAAGAGGCCTCGGAAACACACTTCCAGACTGTGGCTGACGTGGACGTCTGGATCAGAGAAATGCTCAGCAAGGTCGTGGCGTTGTCAAAGCGTTTCCATCAAAACACAAGCCTCGACACTGATCTAGTCAAGAAGTACGCCCTGGCTCTCGATGAGAACATTGCCTTGTTAACCAACACCGTTGATGTTTCCTATGGCTAG
- a CDS encoding uncharacterized protein (Compare to YALI0E18678g, some similarities with uniprot|P87233 Schizosaccharomyces pombe Hypothetical protein): MSDTDWTHDDKRRKIEKPVKQTHGHAHPRHSHSHTRQTPRPVFNDDGDFDFNSGAGEDEEGPTGTSAGTDSADSDLSPIERGPRKHSAVLKTQMQQPPSRERHNSNHAGYTSDTGGSVLDNVCRLCHRGNSPKSNQIVFCDECRTPYHQLCHNPPIDRLVVDVADAQWFCKYCQPKRRERPLETGKSGEGFSTQVKKTYLSSLSKAQLVELILYAENNVPKLPIYSPQTHSIVLQMQLENSNKTDTTKSNRRLLSSINYEDLLIDTLKAKSNGEEASAQQIWKWIASDTNPDTVDPKFVQAATMALQRALREGKILKRGKSYRVNPDYQKSSEISLSLLISLDDEAMFSDEVVLKLPPATEEDLYYTIDDNDDVFSARLHDEQEQEV, translated from the coding sequence ATGTCAGATACCGACTGGACCCACGATGACAAGCGACGGAAAATAGAAAAACCGGTCAAACAGACCCATGGACACGCCCATCCGCGCCACTCTCATTCGCACACTCGACAGACTCCCCGCCCCGTCTTCAATGACGATGGAGACTTTGATTTCAACAGcggagcaggagaagatgaagagggaCCCACAGGCACGTCTGCAGGCACAGACTCGGCCGACAGCGATCTTTCTCCGATCGAAAGAGGCCCCAGAAAACACTCGGCAGTGCTCAAGACCCAGATGCAGCAGCCTCCGTCCCGGGAACGACACAATTCCAACCACGCGGGATACACGAGCGACACCGGAGGCTCTGTGCTCGACAACGTGTGTCGGTTGTGCCACCGAGGTAACTCGCCCAAGTCCAACCAGATTGTCTTCTGCGACGAGTGCAGAACGCCCTACCACCAGCTGTGTCACAACCCTCCCATCGACAGACTGGTGGTTGACGTGGCAGACGCCCAGTGGTTCTGCAAGTACTGCCAGCCGAAACGACGAGAACGGCCCCTGGAGACGGGAAAATCAGGAGAGGGCTTTTCGACCCAGGTCAAGAAAACGTACCTCTCGTCTCTGTCCAAGGCCCAGCTTGTGGAGCTCATTCTGTACGCTGAAAACAACGTGCCTAAGCTGCCCATCTACTCGCCGCAGACCCATTCCATCGTGCTGCAGATGCAGCTGGAAAATTCTAACAAGACGGACACCACCAAGAGTAACCGACGTTTGCTGTCTTCCATCAACTACGAGGATCTACTTATCGACACACTCAAGGCCAAGTCGAACGGAGAGGAGGCCAGCGCGCAGCAGATTTGGAAATGGATCGCATCAGACACAAACCCAGACACTGTGGACCCCAAGTTTGTTCAGGCCGCCACTATGGCTTTGCAACGAGCTCTGAGAGAAGGCAAGATTCTGAAACGCGGCAAGTCGTACCGAGTCAATCCAGATTACCAGAAGAGTTCCGAGATTTCGCTTTCGTTGCTCATTTCTCTGGACGACGAAGCCATGTTCAGTGACGAGGTCGTGCTCAAGCTGCCTCCTGCTacggaggaggatctgTACTACACCATTGACGACAACGACGATGTGTTTAGTGCGCGGTTGCACGatgagcaggagcaggaggtgTGA